One Kitasatospora sp. NBC_01266 genomic window carries:
- a CDS encoding thioredoxin domain-containing protein, which produces MSEKNRDGKRTARERMKEERAVQEAKDARKKKLLVIGAVLVVLAGAAGIGFAVQSSRSSSDTPKAAPAGAIGPKNLVIPDGPANAPSTLTVYEDPRCPACGAFEREFAPTIDQLQDQGKLYNNYHIVSFIDRHDGGKGSKNGANALACAQDAGYFRAYHDVLYKNQPDETVDAWKDKSQLIALAKQVPGLDTPAFESCVNTNKYGSWVSAVEQDFDKSGYTSTPTVLLNGKPIYPKNGNEDITPDNLVKWVNEANQGKSLGTTGNASASPAPTSTAGETDPNQPPTS; this is translated from the coding sequence ATGAGCGAGAAGAACCGAGACGGCAAGCGCACGGCCCGCGAGCGGATGAAGGAGGAGCGGGCCGTCCAGGAGGCCAAGGACGCCCGCAAGAAGAAGCTGCTGGTGATCGGTGCCGTGCTGGTGGTGCTGGCGGGCGCCGCCGGCATCGGGTTCGCGGTGCAGAGCAGCCGCTCCAGCTCGGACACCCCGAAGGCCGCGCCGGCCGGCGCGATCGGCCCGAAGAACCTGGTGATCCCCGACGGCCCGGCCAACGCCCCCTCGACCCTCACCGTCTACGAGGACCCGCGGTGCCCCGCCTGCGGCGCCTTCGAGCGTGAATTCGCGCCCACCATCGACCAGTTGCAGGACCAGGGCAAGCTGTACAACAACTACCACATCGTCTCGTTCATCGACCGGCACGACGGTGGCAAGGGGTCCAAGAACGGCGCCAACGCGCTCGCCTGCGCCCAGGACGCGGGCTACTTCCGCGCCTACCACGACGTGCTCTACAAGAACCAGCCCGACGAGACGGTCGACGCCTGGAAGGACAAGTCCCAGCTGATCGCCCTGGCCAAGCAGGTCCCGGGGCTGGACACGCCGGCCTTCGAGAGCTGCGTCAACACCAACAAGTACGGCAGCTGGGTCTCGGCGGTCGAGCAGGACTTCGACAAGTCCGGCTACACCTCGACGCCGACCGTGCTGCTCAACGGCAAGCCGATCTACCCCAAGAACGGCAACGAGGACATCACCCCGGACAACCTGGTGAAGTGGGTCAACGAGGCCAACCAGGGCAAGTCACTGGGCACCACCGGCAACGCCTCGGCCAGCCCCGCGCCGACCAGCACGGCCGGCGAGACCGACCCGAACCAGCCGCCGACCAGCTGA
- a CDS encoding MauE/DoxX family redox-associated membrane protein has translation MSEKGVARVAESESVARGRATGPAFEWLSTAVRLGLAVVWGWAGLAKISDPAVAAQAVRAYRILPESLVKPVGYGLPFLELALAVLLLVGLAVRAVAVISAILLLVFIVGIASTWARGIAVDCGCFGGGGAVAASQTQYLQEILRDIGFLLMALWLVFRPRTKASVDAWLSL, from the coding sequence ATGTCTGAGAAGGGGGTGGCGCGGGTGGCCGAGAGCGAGTCGGTAGCGCGGGGCCGGGCCACGGGCCCGGCCTTCGAGTGGCTCAGTACGGCGGTCCGGCTGGGCCTCGCGGTGGTCTGGGGCTGGGCCGGGCTCGCCAAGATCTCCGATCCGGCGGTCGCGGCCCAGGCGGTGCGGGCCTACCGGATCCTGCCCGAGTCGCTGGTCAAGCCGGTCGGCTACGGCCTGCCGTTCCTCGAACTGGCGCTCGCGGTGCTGCTGCTGGTCGGCCTGGCGGTGCGGGCGGTCGCGGTGATCTCCGCGATCCTGCTGCTGGTCTTCATCGTCGGCATCGCCTCGACCTGGGCCCGCGGCATCGCGGTCGACTGCGGCTGCTTCGGCGGCGGTGGTGCGGTGGCCGCCTCGCAGACCCAGTACCTGCAGGAGATCCTGCGCGACATCGGCTTCCTGCTGATGGCGCTCTGGCTGGTGTTCCGGCCGCGCACCAAGGCGTCGGTGGACGCCTGGCTCTCCCTGTGA
- the trpA gene encoding tryptophan synthase subunit alpha, with the protein MTAESSKLSGVLAAAKAANRAALVGYLPAGFPSVDGGIRTINALLEGGCDIVEVGLPHSDPVLDGPTIQTADDIALRGGVRIKDVLRTVQEVAGAHPEAAVLVMTYWNPVDRYGVARFAADLAAAGGAGVILPDLPVEESGPWRAAAAENGLDTVFVVAPSSQDKRLAEVTAAGSGFVYAAAVMGVTGSRAQVGELAEDLVARTRATTGLPVCVGLGVSTAAQAAQVAGFADGVIVGSAFVQRILDADGDERAALAAVRELAADLAEGVRRR; encoded by the coding sequence ATGACCGCCGAGTCGAGCAAGCTGAGCGGCGTCCTCGCCGCCGCCAAGGCCGCGAACCGCGCCGCCCTGGTCGGCTACCTGCCGGCCGGCTTCCCGAGCGTGGACGGCGGGATCCGGACGATCAACGCGCTGCTGGAGGGCGGCTGCGACATCGTCGAGGTCGGCCTGCCGCACTCCGACCCGGTGCTGGACGGCCCGACCATCCAGACCGCCGACGACATCGCGCTGCGCGGCGGGGTGCGGATCAAGGACGTGCTGCGCACCGTGCAGGAGGTGGCCGGGGCGCATCCCGAGGCCGCCGTGCTGGTGATGACCTACTGGAACCCGGTGGACCGCTACGGCGTCGCCCGGTTCGCCGCTGACCTGGCCGCCGCCGGGGGAGCGGGCGTGATCCTGCCCGACCTGCCGGTGGAGGAGTCCGGGCCCTGGCGCGCGGCGGCCGCCGAGAACGGTCTGGACACCGTCTTCGTGGTCGCCCCCAGCAGCCAGGACAAGCGGCTGGCCGAGGTCACCGCGGCCGGCAGCGGCTTCGTCTACGCGGCCGCGGTGATGGGCGTGACCGGCAGCCGGGCCCAGGTCGGCGAGCTGGCCGAGGACCTGGTCGCCCGCACCCGGGCCACCACCGGGCTGCCCGTCTGCGTGGGCCTGGGGGTCTCCACGGCGGCGCAGGCCGCGCAGGTGGCCGGCTTCGCCGACGGGGTGATCGTCGGTTCGGCGTTCGTCCAGCGGATCCTGGACGCGGACGGCGACGAGCGGGCCGCGCTCGCGGCCGTGCGCGAGCTGGCCGCCGACCTCGCCGAGGGCGTGCGCCGGCGCTGA
- the trpB gene encoding tryptophan synthase subunit beta — MSENPTGPQVPDARGYFGAYGGRFIPEALIAAVEQVADEYEKAKHDPAFIAELDLLLKDYTGRPSPLTDVHRFSAEAGGARVLLKREDLNHTGSHKINNVLGQALLTRRMGKTRIIAETGAGQHGVATATACALFGFDCTIYMGEVDTERQALNVARMRMLGAEVVAVKSGSRTLKDAINEAFRDWVANVDSTHYLFGTVAGPHPFPAMVRDFHRVIGIEARAQVLERTGRLPDAVVACVGGGSNAMGIFHEFIPDAGVRLIGCEAAGEGAETPRHAATLTKGDPGVLHGARTYVLQDEDGQTIESHSISAGLDYPGVGPEHAWLKDTGRAEYRPVTDDAAMQALRLLSRTEGIIPAIESAHALAGALDLGRELGPDATILVSLSGRGDKDMHTAAQYFGLYDDAAAQGETR; from the coding sequence ATGTCCGAAAATCCGACCGGCCCTCAGGTCCCCGACGCCCGGGGTTACTTCGGTGCCTACGGCGGCCGCTTCATCCCCGAGGCGCTGATCGCCGCCGTCGAGCAGGTCGCCGACGAGTACGAGAAGGCCAAGCACGACCCGGCCTTCATCGCCGAGCTGGACCTGCTGCTCAAGGACTACACCGGCCGCCCGAGCCCGCTCACCGACGTGCACCGCTTCTCCGCCGAGGCCGGCGGCGCGCGGGTGCTGCTCAAGCGCGAGGACCTCAACCACACCGGCTCGCACAAGATCAACAACGTCCTCGGCCAGGCGCTGCTCACCCGCCGGATGGGCAAGACCCGGATCATCGCCGAGACCGGCGCCGGCCAGCACGGCGTGGCCACCGCCACCGCCTGCGCGCTCTTCGGCTTCGACTGCACCATCTATATGGGCGAGGTCGACACCGAGCGCCAGGCGCTCAACGTGGCCCGGATGCGGATGCTCGGCGCCGAGGTGGTGGCCGTCAAGTCCGGCAGCCGCACCCTCAAGGACGCCATCAACGAGGCCTTCCGCGACTGGGTGGCCAACGTCGACAGCACCCACTACCTGTTCGGCACGGTGGCCGGACCGCACCCGTTCCCGGCCATGGTCCGCGACTTCCACCGGGTGATCGGCATCGAGGCCCGCGCGCAGGTACTGGAGCGCACCGGCCGGCTGCCGGACGCCGTGGTCGCCTGCGTCGGCGGCGGCTCCAACGCGATGGGCATCTTCCACGAGTTCATCCCGGACGCGGGTGTGCGCCTGATCGGCTGCGAGGCGGCCGGCGAGGGCGCCGAGACCCCGCGCCACGCGGCCACCCTGACCAAGGGCGACCCGGGCGTGCTGCACGGCGCCCGCACCTACGTGCTGCAGGACGAGGACGGCCAGACCATCGAGAGCCACTCCATCTCGGCGGGTCTGGACTACCCGGGGGTCGGCCCCGAGCACGCCTGGCTCAAGGACACCGGTCGGGCCGAGTACCGCCCGGTCACCGATGACGCCGCCATGCAGGCGCTGCGCCTGCTGTCGCGCACCGAGGGCATCATCCCGGCCATCGAGAGCGCCCACGCGCTGGCCGGCGCGCTCGACCTGGGCCGCGAACTCGGCCCGGACGCCACCATCCTGGTCAGCCTCTCCGGGCGCGGCGACAAGGACATGCACACCGCCGCCCAGTACTTCGGCCTCTACGACGACGCCGCTGCCCAGGGGGAGACCCGATGA
- the trpM gene encoding tryptophan biosynthesis modulator TrpM yields MALAPRLAPGCRPRGCRAPARRVLGRRVRYVIGCEPGQVPGRRWRRTTQG; encoded by the coding sequence ATGGCCCTCGCCCCCCGCCTTGCCCCGGGCTGCCGCCCGCGCGGCTGCCGCGCCCCCGCGCGCCGGGTGCTGGGACGCCGGGTGCGGTACGTGATCGGCTGCGAGCCCGGCCAGGTGCCGGGACGCCGATGGCGACGGACGACGCAGGGCTGA
- the trpC gene encoding indole-3-glycerol phosphate synthase TrpC: MSVLDEIIDGVREDLAERQARVTLDELKELAAKAPDAKDGVAALRGEGVRVICEVKRSSPSKGALAAIADPAALAVDYAAGGAAAISVLTERRRFGGSLADLDEVRAAVDTPLLRKDFIVTAYQLWEARAHGADLALLIVAALEQPALVSLIERAESIGLTPLVEVHDEEEIRRAVDAGARIIGVNARNLKTLEVHRDTFENVVHAIPDSIVKVAESGVRGPHDLIAYANQGADAVLVGESLVTGRDPKAAVADLVAAGAHPALRHNKG, from the coding sequence ATGAGCGTGCTCGACGAGATCATCGACGGGGTCCGCGAGGACCTCGCGGAGCGGCAGGCCCGGGTCACCCTGGACGAGCTGAAGGAACTGGCGGCCAAGGCGCCGGACGCCAAGGACGGCGTGGCCGCGCTGCGCGGCGAGGGCGTCCGGGTGATCTGCGAGGTCAAGCGCTCCAGCCCGTCCAAGGGCGCGCTGGCCGCGATCGCCGACCCGGCCGCGCTGGCCGTGGACTACGCGGCCGGCGGCGCCGCCGCGATCAGCGTGCTCACCGAGCGGCGCCGGTTCGGCGGCTCGCTGGCCGACCTGGACGAGGTCCGGGCGGCCGTGGACACCCCGCTGCTGCGCAAGGACTTCATCGTCACCGCCTACCAGCTCTGGGAGGCCCGCGCGCACGGCGCCGACCTCGCGCTGCTGATCGTGGCCGCGCTGGAGCAGCCGGCCCTGGTCTCGCTGATCGAGCGGGCCGAGTCGATCGGGCTGACCCCGCTGGTCGAGGTGCACGACGAGGAGGAGATCCGCCGCGCGGTGGACGCCGGCGCGCGGATCATCGGCGTCAACGCCCGCAACCTGAAGACCCTCGAGGTGCACCGCGACACCTTCGAGAACGTGGTGCACGCGATCCCGGACAGCATCGTCAAGGTCGCCGAGTCCGGGGTGCGCGGGCCGCACGACCTGATCGCCTACGCCAACCAGGGCGCCGACGCGGTGCTGGTCGGCGAGTCGCTGGTGACCGGCAGGGACCCGAAGGCGGCCGTCGCCGACCTGGTCGCGGCCGGCGCGCACCCGGCCCTGCGTCACAACAAGGGCTGA
- a CDS encoding DUF2752 domain-containing protein, with translation MTAPSTPAGAPPVLRRIARPLTALAAVALPTLYVSAVDPNAPGHYPTCPFLQATGWWCPGCGGLRCVHALSRGELTTACHDNLLAVALFAVLGVLWVRWLWSAATGGRPPQLVMTRGRLVAVLLVLLAFTVVRNLPGGAGLAPPLV, from the coding sequence GTGACCGCCCCCAGCACCCCGGCCGGTGCCCCGCCCGTCCTGCGCCGCATCGCCCGTCCGCTCACGGCGCTCGCCGCCGTCGCGCTGCCCACCCTGTACGTCTCGGCGGTGGACCCGAACGCCCCGGGCCACTATCCGACCTGCCCCTTCCTCCAGGCCACCGGCTGGTGGTGCCCGGGGTGCGGCGGGCTGCGCTGCGTGCACGCGCTGAGCCGCGGCGAGCTGACCACCGCCTGCCATGACAATCTGCTCGCCGTCGCGCTCTTCGCGGTGCTCGGGGTGCTCTGGGTGCGCTGGCTCTGGTCGGCGGCGACCGGCGGGCGCCCGCCGCAGCTGGTGATGACCCGCGGGCGGCTGGTCGCGGTGCTGCTGGTGCTGCTCGCCTTCACGGTGGTGCGCAACCTGCCGGGCGGCGCCGGCCTGGCCCCGCCGCTGGTCTGA
- a CDS encoding HGxxPAAW family protein has product MSSQAHGHTPAAWTGSAIIFVGFCVSGAAMIMAAVPIFWVGVAVILAGGVVGKAMSMAGMGRVPNTTTATVIAEARAKAAAKAEVAVTADAAPVAAH; this is encoded by the coding sequence ATGTCGTCGCAAGCCCACGGACACACCCCCGCCGCCTGGACCGGGTCGGCCATCATCTTCGTCGGTTTCTGCGTCAGCGGTGCCGCGATGATCATGGCTGCGGTGCCGATCTTCTGGGTCGGCGTCGCCGTCATCCTGGCCGGCGGCGTGGTCGGCAAGGCGATGTCGATGGCGGGCATGGGCAGGGTCCCGAACACCACGACGGCCACCGTCATCGCCGAGGCGCGCGCCAAGGCCGCCGCCAAGGCCGAGGTCGCCGTCACGGCGGACGCCGCCCCCGTCGCCGCCCACTGA
- a CDS encoding TIGR02234 family membrane protein, whose protein sequence is MTATPPPAADRSAADRRSLVLMLLLTVGGATLVLWAVGRTWSEGQIKGLPVTAPGSEVSGLPQAMALVGLASAVAIFAVRGVGRYLVGALVTLAGLGAAIAAALGTSDSAALDSEAAKKLGLLGTTAEHVSHTAWPWVALVGGLLLAAAGVLTVLRGRAWPSMGSRYDAPEAKSAAKAKPAGVANSPAELWKALDRGEDPTVV, encoded by the coding sequence ATGACTGCCACACCGCCGCCCGCCGCCGACCGTTCCGCCGCCGATCGGCGCAGCCTCGTCCTGATGCTGCTGCTCACCGTGGGTGGGGCGACGCTGGTGCTCTGGGCGGTGGGGCGGACCTGGTCCGAGGGGCAGATCAAGGGGCTGCCGGTGACCGCGCCCGGCAGCGAGGTCTCCGGGCTGCCGCAGGCGATGGCGCTGGTCGGGCTGGCCTCGGCGGTGGCGATCTTCGCGGTGCGCGGGGTCGGGCGGTACCTGGTCGGCGCGCTGGTGACGCTGGCGGGGCTGGGCGCGGCGATCGCGGCCGCACTGGGCACCTCGGACAGTGCCGCGCTGGACAGCGAGGCGGCCAAGAAGCTCGGGCTGCTCGGCACCACCGCGGAGCACGTCAGCCACACCGCCTGGCCGTGGGTGGCGCTGGTCGGCGGCCTGCTGCTGGCCGCGGCCGGGGTGCTCACCGTGCTGCGCGGGCGGGCCTGGCCGAGCATGGGCAGCCGCTACGACGCCCCGGAGGCCAAGTCGGCCGCCAAGGCCAAGCCGGCCGGCGTCGCGAACAGCCCGGCCGAGCTGTGGAAGGCACTGGACCGCGGCGAGGACCCGACCGTCGTGTGA
- a CDS encoding Uma2 family endonuclease gives MTAMSTESAWDVHEAVDFPRGYHVEITDGKIIMTPQGLTQMKVIFKAARQIEDQLAERGDYISDVMVDFPSSLYGYAPDLAVVAPGAELNGRGRYEWHDLEAVLEVVSKSNQDNDFVKKLALYAECGIPVYVVIDPSTAICTLHSSPQGGRYEASEPVPFGEDLVLALDGRTIVVKTDGFPRD, from the coding sequence ATGACCGCGATGTCGACCGAGAGCGCCTGGGATGTGCACGAGGCCGTCGACTTTCCGCGTGGCTACCACGTCGAGATCACGGACGGGAAGATCATCATGACGCCTCAGGGTCTGACCCAGATGAAGGTCATCTTCAAGGCGGCCCGGCAGATCGAGGACCAGCTGGCCGAGCGGGGTGACTACATCTCCGACGTCATGGTGGACTTCCCGTCCAGCCTGTACGGCTACGCCCCCGACCTCGCGGTCGTCGCCCCCGGCGCGGAGCTCAACGGCCGGGGCCGCTACGAGTGGCACGACCTGGAGGCGGTCCTCGAGGTCGTCTCGAAGTCCAACCAGGACAACGACTTCGTCAAGAAGCTCGCGCTCTACGCCGAATGCGGCATCCCGGTCTACGTGGTCATCGATCCGTCCACCGCCATCTGCACCCTGCACAGCTCACCGCAGGGCGGCCGGTACGAGGCGAGCGAGCCCGTCCCCTTCGGCGAGGACCTGGTGCTGGCTCTCGACGGCCGCACGATCGTCGTCAAGACCGACGGCTTCCCCCGCGACTGA
- a CDS encoding anthranilate synthase component I, with product MDLEAFRKLAADTRVIPVTRRLLADGLTPIGLYRSLAGERPGTFLLESAEQGRSWSRYSFVGVHGAATLTVGPDGAARWLGTPPVGIPREGDPLEVLRATLAALHTPRHSDDGLPPLTGGLVGYLGYDIVRRLEKLPDLTPDDLRLPELTMMLATDLAVLDHVDGSVLLIANAVNHNDLASGVDEAYADAVARLDAMEAELAKPVEPGLATFTPTAADAVSPFGGAPYRAAVEQVKERIRAGEAFQVVPSQRFEAPCPASALDVYRVLRTTNPSPYMYLFRFPGPDGEAEGGFDVVGSSPEALVKVTGRQAMVHPIAGTRHRGATPQEDAELAAELLADPKERAEHLMLVDLGRNDLGRVCTPGSVEVVDFMSVERYSHVMHIVSTVTGQVADGRTAFDVLTACFPAGTLSGAPKPRAMRIIEELEPTRRGLYGGCVGYLDFAGDSDTAIAIRTAVLRDGTAYVQAGAGVVADSDPASEDTECRNKAAAVLRAVATANTLRAPVS from the coding sequence ATGGATCTCGAAGCCTTCCGCAAGCTCGCCGCCGACACCCGGGTCATCCCGGTCACCCGCCGGCTCCTGGCGGACGGCCTCACGCCGATCGGCCTGTACCGCAGCCTGGCGGGCGAGCGGCCGGGCACCTTCCTGCTGGAGTCGGCCGAGCAGGGCCGCAGTTGGTCGCGCTACTCCTTCGTCGGCGTGCACGGCGCGGCCACCCTGACCGTCGGCCCGGACGGCGCGGCCCGCTGGCTGGGCACCCCGCCGGTCGGCATCCCGCGCGAGGGCGACCCGCTGGAGGTGCTGCGCGCCACCCTGGCCGCCCTGCACACCCCCCGGCACAGCGACGACGGGCTGCCCCCGCTCACCGGCGGCCTGGTCGGCTACCTCGGCTACGACATCGTCCGCCGCCTGGAGAAGCTGCCCGACCTCACCCCGGACGACCTGCGGCTGCCCGAGCTCACCATGATGCTCGCCACCGACCTCGCGGTGCTCGACCACGTGGACGGCAGCGTGCTGCTGATCGCCAACGCGGTCAACCACAACGACCTGGCCAGCGGCGTCGACGAGGCCTACGCCGACGCGGTGGCCCGGCTGGACGCGATGGAGGCGGAGCTGGCCAAGCCGGTCGAGCCGGGCCTGGCCACCTTCACCCCCACCGCCGCTGACGCCGTGTCACCCTTCGGCGGGGCGCCGTACCGGGCCGCCGTCGAGCAGGTCAAGGAGCGGATCCGGGCCGGCGAGGCCTTCCAGGTGGTCCCCTCGCAGCGCTTCGAGGCGCCCTGCCCCGCCTCCGCGCTCGACGTCTACCGGGTGCTGCGCACCACCAACCCCAGCCCGTACATGTACCTGTTCCGCTTCCCGGGCCCGGACGGCGAGGCCGAGGGCGGCTTCGACGTGGTCGGCTCCAGCCCGGAGGCGCTGGTCAAGGTGACCGGGCGGCAGGCGATGGTCCACCCGATCGCCGGCACCCGGCACCGCGGCGCCACCCCGCAGGAGGACGCCGAGCTGGCCGCCGAGCTGCTCGCCGACCCCAAGGAGCGGGCCGAGCACCTGATGCTGGTCGACCTGGGCCGCAACGACCTGGGCCGGGTCTGCACCCCGGGCAGCGTCGAGGTGGTCGACTTCATGTCGGTCGAGCGCTACAGCCACGTGATGCACATCGTCTCCACCGTCACCGGCCAGGTCGCCGACGGCCGCACCGCCTTCGACGTGCTCACCGCCTGCTTCCCGGCCGGCACCCTCTCCGGCGCGCCCAAGCCCCGCGCGATGCGGATCATCGAGGAGCTCGAGCCCACCCGCCGCGGCCTCTACGGCGGCTGCGTGGGCTACCTGGACTTCGCCGGCGACTCCGACACCGCCATCGCCATCCGCACCGCCGTGCTGCGGGACGGCACCGCCTACGTCCAGGCCGGCGCGGGCGTGGTCGCCGACTCCGACCCGGCGAGCGAGGACACCGAGTGCCGCAACAAGGCCGCCGCCGTGCTGCGCGCCGTCGCCACGGCCAACACGCTGCGGGCGCCGGTATCGTGA
- the hisI gene encoding phosphoribosyl-AMP cyclohydrolase — protein MSSVPPSVPAAPGSTALDPAVAARLKRTEDGLLPAIAQQYDTGEVLMLGWMDDEALHRTLTTGRCTYWSRSRSEYWVKGDTSGHYQHVKSVALDCDGDTLLVRVDQVGAACHTGARTCFDEDVLLPG, from the coding sequence ATGTCTTCCGTACCGCCGTCCGTCCCCGCCGCCCCCGGCAGCACCGCCCTCGACCCGGCCGTCGCGGCCCGCCTCAAGCGCACCGAGGACGGCCTGCTGCCCGCCATCGCCCAGCAGTACGACACCGGCGAGGTGCTGATGCTCGGCTGGATGGACGACGAGGCCCTGCACCGCACCCTGACCACCGGGCGCTGCACCTACTGGAGCCGCAGCCGCAGCGAGTACTGGGTGAAGGGCGACACCTCGGGCCACTACCAGCACGTGAAGTCGGTGGCGCTGGACTGCGACGGCGACACCCTGCTGGTCCGGGTCGACCAGGTCGGCGCCGCCTGCCACACCGGCGCCCGGACCTGCTTCGACGAGGACGTCCTGCTGCCCGGCTGA
- the hisF gene encoding imidazole glycerol phosphate synthase subunit HisF — protein MTLAVRVIPCLDVDAGRVVKGVNFQNLRDAGDPVELARAYDAQGADELTFLDITASSGDRETTYDVVRRTAEQVFIPLTVGGGIRAVEDVDKLLRAGADKVGVNTAAIARPELIREIAERFGRQVLVLSVDARRVQPGTETPSGFEVTTHGGRRGTGLDAVEWAERAAELGAGEILLNSMDADGTKDGYDLAMIRAVRERVAVPVIASGGAGKLADFAPAVAAGADAVLAASVFHFGDLRIGDVKTALREAGHPVR, from the coding sequence GTGACGCTCGCGGTACGTGTGATCCCCTGCCTGGACGTGGACGCGGGCCGGGTGGTCAAGGGCGTCAACTTCCAGAACCTGCGCGACGCCGGTGACCCGGTGGAGCTGGCGCGTGCCTACGACGCCCAGGGCGCCGACGAGTTGACCTTCCTGGACATCACCGCCTCGTCCGGCGACCGGGAGACCACCTACGACGTGGTGCGCCGCACCGCCGAGCAGGTCTTCATCCCGCTCACCGTGGGCGGCGGCATCCGGGCCGTCGAGGACGTCGACAAGCTGCTGCGGGCCGGCGCCGACAAGGTCGGCGTCAACACCGCCGCGATCGCCCGGCCCGAGCTGATCCGCGAGATCGCCGAGCGGTTCGGCCGCCAGGTACTGGTGCTCTCGGTGGACGCCCGGCGGGTCCAGCCGGGCACCGAGACCCCTTCGGGCTTCGAGGTGACCACCCACGGCGGGCGCCGCGGCACCGGCCTTGACGCCGTCGAATGGGCCGAGCGCGCCGCCGAGTTGGGCGCGGGCGAGATCCTGCTCAACTCGATGGACGCGGACGGCACCAAGGACGGCTACGACCTGGCGATGATCCGCGCGGTGCGCGAGCGGGTCGCCGTCCCGGTGATCGCCTCCGGCGGCGCCGGCAAGCTCGCCGACTTCGCCCCGGCGGTGGCGGCGGGCGCCGACGCGGTGCTGGCCGCCTCCGTCTTCCACTTCGGCGACCTGCGGATCGGCGACGTGAAGACGGCGCTGCGCGAGGCGGGGCACCCGGTGCGCTGA
- a CDS encoding Rid family hydrolase translates to MTDRQIVRGRVSGFSPWEEEFGFARAVLVGDQVYVGGCTAWVNGRIEGEGDPFSQALSAFGVGLEALAAYGLTADDVVRTRMYISHLRDADEVGRAHKQLFDAVRPVATMVVVDGLIDSRMMVEVELDAYRAGLAQTLEGKQ, encoded by the coding sequence GTGACGGACCGTCAGATCGTACGCGGCAGGGTCTCCGGCTTCTCCCCCTGGGAGGAGGAGTTCGGCTTCGCGCGGGCCGTCCTGGTCGGCGACCAGGTGTACGTGGGCGGCTGCACCGCCTGGGTCAACGGCCGGATCGAGGGCGAGGGCGACCCCTTCAGCCAGGCCCTGAGCGCCTTCGGGGTCGGCCTCGAAGCCCTCGCCGCATACGGCCTGACGGCGGACGACGTGGTCCGCACCCGGATGTACATCAGCCATCTGCGCGACGCCGACGAGGTCGGCCGGGCGCACAAGCAGCTCTTCGACGCGGTCCGCCCGGTGGCCACCATGGTGGTGGTCGACGGGCTGATCGACTCCCGGATGATGGTCGAGGTCGAACTCGACGCCTACCGCGCCGGACTGGCGCAGACCCTGGAAGGAAAGCAGTGA
- the priA gene encoding bifunctional 1-(5-phosphoribosyl)-5-((5-phosphoribosylamino)methylideneamino)imidazole-4-carboxamide isomerase/phosphoribosylanthranilate isomerase PriA produces MSRLELLPAVDVRDGQAVRLVKGASGTETSFGEPLAAALAWQNAGAEWLHLVDLDAAFGTGDNRELLREVTGRLDIKVELSGGIRDDASLAAALATGCTRVNLGTAALESPEWVAKVIAEHGDKIAVGLDVVGTTLRGRGWTKDGGDLYEVMARLDAEGCARYVVTDVNRDGTLTGPNLQLLHDVCARTDRPVVASGGVSSLDDLRAIATLVPEGVEGSIVGKALYEQKFTLEEALEAVS; encoded by the coding sequence ATGAGTCGCCTCGAACTGCTCCCCGCCGTCGACGTCCGCGACGGCCAGGCCGTGCGGCTGGTCAAGGGCGCCTCCGGCACCGAGACCTCCTTCGGCGAGCCGCTGGCCGCCGCGCTGGCCTGGCAGAACGCCGGCGCCGAGTGGCTGCACCTGGTCGACCTGGACGCCGCCTTCGGCACCGGCGACAACCGCGAGCTGCTGCGCGAGGTCACCGGGCGCCTCGACATCAAGGTCGAGCTCTCCGGCGGCATCCGCGACGACGCCTCGCTGGCCGCCGCGCTGGCCACCGGCTGCACCCGGGTCAACCTGGGCACCGCCGCGCTGGAGAGCCCCGAGTGGGTGGCCAAGGTGATCGCCGAGCACGGCGACAAGATCGCGGTCGGCCTGGACGTGGTCGGCACCACGCTGCGCGGTCGCGGCTGGACCAAGGACGGCGGCGACCTCTACGAGGTGATGGCCCGCCTGGACGCCGAGGGCTGCGCCCGCTACGTGGTCACCGACGTCAACCGGGACGGCACCCTGACCGGCCCCAACCTGCAGCTGCTGCACGACGTCTGCGCCCGCACCGACCGCCCGGTGGTCGCCTCCGGCGGGGTCTCCTCACTGGACGACCTGCGCGCGATCGCCACCCTGGTGCCCGAAGGTGTCGAGGGCTCGATTGTGGGCAAGGCCCTCTACGAGCAGAAGTTCACCCTCGAAGAGGCCCTGGAGGCTGTGTCCTAG